Genomic DNA from Fusarium keratoplasticum isolate Fu6.1 chromosome 2, whole genome shotgun sequence:
TTGGGCTGCCGCCTTTTCGCAGAAGAAGTCCTCCACCGGCTCTGCGTCCTCGGGCTCAACATTATTGAGCTGGATGCGGAGGTTCTGCAGGGGATAGATTATTGGGATAATCAAGTGAAGACTTCTGACGGACTGCAGCCCCGGTGGCAGTTCTGACCGCCTCTGTGGCTCAAGAGGAAGAGTATAGACGATACCATCAGGCGAGCGACGATACTCTTGTGTCCGCTTCATCCGCGCCTCAAGCTGTCGGACTTCAAGAGCCCTGCGctccttggcggcggcaATTTCATCTTTTGTGTAAGACGCTTCTGGGACATACGGCAGAGGCGCAGGCTTTGACGCAGACTTTGCGGGCTGAACTGGCTCGGgttcgggctcgggctcgggctctgtcttggcctcttgtGCGTCCAAGTGTCTCGTGTCTCTAAAGGTCACGAGCTTGACTGTCTCGGCCTTTTGCTCAGACAGGAACTTTTCCAGATTCTTGTCCAACTCGCGCGTGTGAGCTAGAAGAGTAGCCCGTGGCCTCTCCTCAACAAGCCTATCCCATCCTCTCTCAATGTTGATACCGAAACCCCTAGGGatgtccttgttcttgacatACAACACCGGCATCTCATCCGGATACGCCTGCGGGACGCGGACATCACACTGGAGATGGGCCAACTCAAAGGGAAAGTCGGGATCGGAGGgtttgatgttgaagacgagCGAGGTTGCGCCGTCCGGGGCGGTAGACTCTTTGGGCGAGTACCTCCGGCGGAGCTGCTCGATCTGATACGTCCTCGGATCCTGGGCCTGCGACTCTGGCACGGGCTTAGGGACGACTCGAGATGAGGAGGCCTCAGCCACAGCCTGTTTACGGGACTGGGGCGATGTTTGGTTCTTTGTTGAGATCATGGCGGATGTAAGAGctgaggttgttggtggagTGTTGACGGTAATGGTGGAAAgtgttggtggtggaagTGAGTGACTCAAGGAACCCAAACGCCGCGCAAACAGAATTTATTTTTGTGTCGAGACAATTGAATGTGAAGCTCTGCCTATGAGCGAGTTGACGATGGAGGCGAGGTGAGTTGATGTTTTATcgtgatgttgaagatggctaAGTGGCGAGCTTCCCCACAGGCCAAGCTCCAAGCTCCTTACGTGATCAAACGAATTTGGCAATTGGTAGTGAGTGACTCACAGCGTGTCATTCCGCCTGCCAGATTTGAGGTTTTGCAATGTTCGACTCATGGGAAATCATTTTTGAGTCAGGAGTTATTTGATACTAGTAGATGAGTCAATGTATATTGAAGGAGTTGTGGTAGATATTCTAAGGTACAGGCGAATCAGGCGTGTTAGTCAACTCACATCCGGGCTCAGATACGAGCTGGATGGAGGAAGTATCCAAGTTACAGCTTTCTTACTTGACTTCGAAGTGTTAGATGATGTGAAGTTGGTACTGGTCACTCAAGTTACCAATTCGAGAGCAAGGGCAACATCTGTAAATCCATCATCCCCTGAATGATGCCGCGCCGTTTCCTGACCGTTTCGAGAACCAACGGTGCACATACCAATAGTTCCATGCCAGATCtgaacaagcaagcaaacaaaGGCGTGTCTCCCGTCCTCTTCAGGGGCAGATTGCGAGTTCCAAGAGGCTTGTGCTTATGCGCAACCTGTCAGACAAGTTTTGGCGGCACAAGAACTGGGCACGCGGACCATCATGTCGAGACAAACGGGGTAAAATTGTTTGTCGGACTCGAGAGAGAGTTTTGTTCTTACCCCCCACAGGACAtgagcacaagcacaagcacaagcacatTGTCGATCGAGCTTACGCGCGGTTTGCGTGCAGGGCAGTGTATTGTACCTACTTCACTGTATGCTCGGCGACGGCGGCATCAAGCAGCTTACAgcgcagtgcagtgcagtgcagcgcAGTTACTCGATGCACGAAGCCGCCGGGAAGCCGCCCGCCTGGGATCCCATCACCCGTGAGGACGAGGGTGGACGTGATTGGAGAGGTACagaggagagatgagagatgagaaAACATGCCACCTTTTTTGGGGGTGAGTCACGGGGGTTGTGCCTCGCGGGGCTGTGGCTGACAAGATCGACGGGAGTGTATACAAGGAGTTTGACAGGGGGTGTAGATGTCGAGTCGAGATCTATCACCAGTTTTTCTGATGACGGATTCAAAGTGATGGGTGCCAAGGGTGACGACGATGCCCAAGCAGACAGACATTGAAACAGGCTGAAAGCAATCACATTTTGAATCACACGATGCGATGGGGGAACAATCAAAAGGAATGAGGACCTCTCGTTATAGCTACAAACAATACGAGGCGGCGCTGTCGTGGCACCAGGGGAAGGGAAAAGCCCATCAATCAAACGTGATGCCCtccaagaaaagaaaagaaatgtCGATTAATCGAATTGACAATGGACAAacaatgaatgaatgaatgacAACTTGACAGCCCTGCAAGCCATGATTTGGGGGTTAGGCCGCCACGTCTTGTAACACAAAGAAAGCCATACATCGGTAGGTGGGATGATGACGCCCCGAGGTGATGGGGGTTCTTTGTAGTGATGATAGGACAGGAAGAATAGAGCAGAAGTatttctctttctttttttttctaaaACAGGGACCAGATCAAGTAGACATTTTTCTCTAGTGGTGGTGTGGGATCTCTGCCAACTCAGCAAAAACCACGAGCAGATGACCTGTGGCCTCTGTCTTAATGGCCCTGCTATTAAGCACCTGCCTGCACCTGCCGGCCAGAAACAGAGGCCTCTCTGTACAGGTAGTGGGCGGTGAGGCCCGGGAACCCGGTGCGGGTGCTTGCATCCCCGGCAGTGATGGATGCCAGATTTAATTTAATCGGGAGACGcatttattattattatttttaatcATTAATTTATTCGATTATTATTTTTCGGCGCTTTTTCTTACCGTTATACATATTTTCGGGGCTGAGGCCTTGGACGCCTTGTCCTAGCTCTACTGACCGCTACTACACCCACATTCTATCCACACATGCGTATCTACCTTTGGATCTATACCGACTCTATCAAATAATCTTTGCAAATATCTCTCATCAATTAAATTCCATTTTATTTTGTATTTATCCGCCTGGTCAATTTATCCATTACCGTCCAACCCAGATGCTCATGCATCTCGCATGCACGCCATCGTCGCCCGCATGGTAAAGCGTTGACTCACTCATATGCTCCCCCCCCAGCCATTTTTACTCTTGTTCATAAACGTCGGTGAGGATGGTCCCTCTTTCAGCTGACGGGCCGTTTCCGCTGTTGAGTGTGTGTGGCGAGGCTGCCTGCTGAGTTGTGCCCACGCAGGCCAGTGATACTCACGAGCTGACTTTGAGAGAAGACGGTGAAGGGTCAAATCTCATGCCCgtcatctttttttttttccttcttggtcaCGCTTCTCTTCAACGTCTCAGAGTTTAACAGAACAACTCAACACCATGATACCACGCCTGCCCCACGTCAACCGACCCCAATCATCCGCCTCAATTGCCGTGCACTCTGATTGAACCCGGGCTGTCTCAGTTTCAGTCCCCGGCCTTTCAGGGTCCGAGTACTTGTCTCGCACGCCCTGAACTAGATCCCATGATGACTTGAGCGTCGGCCCATCGGGGCGTGGTCAAGACGACTCCTTCACaagaaaaaataaattttGTACAAGGCCCATGTGAATACCCTCATCGCGTGAGGTCGCACGTCACCTCGGCTCCAACTTCCCTGTGCTGGTCCCTTCTGCCGGGGCCTTGACCTGTAAAAATCAGggtcttgatgcccaagatcTTGATTCTCACATGCAATGAGATCTGGCCATGTCATCACCGCCATGATTGTGTCCGTGACTGCCGTGAGTGCCATGACGAATACGTCAGCGTCGCCCATGTCAACGGACAAGATTCTTTTCACATTTTATCCATCAACACTCTATCCATAAGCATATCGTACCTTATCCGTCATAAACTCATACAGAAACACTCCCTCTAAATACCCCTCCTTGATTGGCTCTCGTATTCTTCGCTTCTTTTGCGTGCGTAGTAATTTCGCATTCGTCGCATTCAGAAGTGCTGGCCGCGCAACTCCACACTCTACCGCGGACATGAACCAACCAACATCTTCTAATCCGCCGTCAGCTTGCGAAtagcctcagccttggcggcaGTTTGCTCGCTTTCAACCCGACAAGATGCGTGGCCTATGTAATGGACAGTGTATATAGAATCATGACCATGGAGAGATGTAGTTAAAGATCAATACCAGATGATCAGCCCAATTCACAGATCAACAGTGACAGCTTCATTCAACCATCAAATCTACCAAAATGGCCGACAAAGAGTCTATATGGATGTACAACCCATCCTTtgccctcgccatcatcggtACCATCGTCTACAGCATCATCTTTCTTGTCATCTCCTATCTCACCCTCATCAAGTACCGAGCTTGGTTCTTCATTGTCGTTGTCATCGGCTCTGCAATCGAGGTTGCCGCGTATATCCTCCGGTCATATTCTGCAAAGAACCAGTCCGAGATAGTGAGTTATCCAtctgtctctcttctctgctaACATCTTAGGGCCCCTTTGTTAATACTCTCACCTTTACCGTGCTCGCCCCCGTCTTCATTGCAGCCGGCAACtacctcctcatcagccgtCTCATCCTTGCCGTACTTCCTCCTTCGCGGCACCGAATTCTCAAGATCCCGGGTCGACGCCTCACGCCCATCTTTGTCGCTTGCGATATCGTCGCCTTTCTCGTCCAGGGCAGCGGCTCTGGCATCGCAAGTTCCGACAACTGGCAGGGTCAGATGGAAAAGATTGGCCGAAACGTCCTCATCGGAGGTCTAGCGTTCCAGCTCGTTGCtttttccctcttcctctgcgtGTTCCGTCGATTCCATGTCCTGGCGAATCGGATGGCTGTCGATGGTGCCCCTAACGGCTGGCAAAAGGTGGTGTTGGCGGTATATGTATCCAGTTCCCTGATCATGGTAAGTCGCCTGTGCCGCTGGAAACATCCCTGACAACTTACACTAACGATAAAGGTTCGCTGCATCTACCGGGTTTGCGAATTCGCCGAAGGAATGAACGGTTACGCGTTCCGAACCGAGTGGCTATTCTGGGTTTTTGAAAGCTTGCCCATGATCGGCGCCATTGGTATCTTTTGCATCTATCACCCAAGCCGCTATCTTGGAAGGGATGGTGCTCGTCGCAAGGCTGTTGGCTCTCGGGACAGCGTTGAATTCGTTGAGAGACGATGAGGGTGATCTGGCTACGGTTCAAGGATGGTGATCTGATGGGGGTTTGAACTACATCGATGGGACGTTTCCTCTAGGAAGACAATAGGGAGGAAGATTCGACGGGAGCTTGGTCTGTATCGGAGTGCCTACATAGAGTTAGCTTGGCTTGGGTCAGAATAGACAACGATAGACTTGCCCTTCCACCAACGACAAGGTATCCGTCTCGGACAGAGTCGCTGTTCCCCTACTCAAGAGGAAGGGCTCCCAAACTTCAGCGTCTTTATCAAACGAGTAGTTCAGACTCTTGACGAGCTTAACTGGCCACTCTGCATACTCTTGATATTCAGCGGGGAGTCGCCCCTGAATCTCTTCAATCCACACTTTCGACATGGCCCTTCTACAGTCATAACCATGTCTGCCTATTCCAGTCTTGCCAAACTCGTCGACTGCCTTCTTACTCATGACAAAGTCGAGAACAAGAGTATGCATAATGACCAGTTGAGAAACATAATTCTGAGGGTCGACAAAGTGGGAAAAGTCGTTGCTGGTAAGTTCACCTAATATGTCATAAAAGAAGGACAGTTCACGGTAGCCTGAAAGTCAGCAAAGTCTTGCAAAGGGTGGGACTCATACTTTCTGCCGGGTCTATAGCTGCCAGGCTCGCTATCTTTTCCATGTGTGCGAGATAACGCAGCTCTGGGACACTCTTACAAAAGGGTGCAATTCTCCTCACGCTCGCGCAGAACTGGTTGGCAATAAGAGCGTCGAGGTAATGTACGGTATCGTCCTGCTGAGCAAGTACCTTTATCTTTTCGTAATAGCTGGATCTCGCAAACGTCTTGAAGATGGTCTGCTCCAGATCCCCCACCCCGTAGCCAACAAGCCAGCCTAAACAATGAGCTTGCGCTAACAGGACCAAGGGGAAACTTACAGCCTCTGACCATGGTTAAAAAGTCAATCATGCCATCAGACATGTAAGATGACTGAAAGGTCAGGACAAGCATAGCGGCGAACGCAGCTTCACCCCCAGATTTTGAGATGTCGGGTTTTGAGAGATGGCTGTTGAGCTCCCTAATTGCCGTGACTCGATGTTTCAAAGCAACTTTGTTGTAGTCAATCGGAGTCAGAAGACCAAGATGTGATGCCCCGAGGCCAAGCATGGCGTGTAGCAGAAACTCGTACTACCTCCGCGTCAGTAGAGCTCTTGAGTCTTGTCCTCAACATACCTCGTGCGAAAGCTTTGAGGCCTGTTGCCACACAGTAAATCCGTCTACAGGAAGAGGCGGGTACGCTTCAAACAGAAAATGTCGAAAAAAGTTCATGTCGTTAGCATCATACATGGCCGGTGTTGTTCGCAACGGCCGGGCCACGCTGGATGACTGGCTTCGGCTCTGCTTGCCGAGATACTCGCAAGGCAAGCCTAGTCGTTGGCATGGGCCGCACTGGGGAGCTACTTCATCACATTTGACCTTACGCCTCTTGCAGCAGACGCAGCCTGCTCGAGACTTGGTGTGTCCTTTTCTTGGCATTGGCTTTCGCTTGGTCAATGCCGTGGAAGCGCCAGCGGCAGGGGACCCGACCGAGGGTTCCGACATGACTTTACTATGTCTTTAAAATGGTGAGCCATAAAATGCTACGAGTTGAATTaaggtgttgaagttgatgccAAGTCAAGTTGGAggttgaaggaagaagaTTCATGTAAGCAGTTCTGGAATGGGAACCAAGTTGCTCCGTGCCGTGCCTCCCAAACGAAATTAATCAGCCTCACTACCCATCACAACCTCAACTCATAACATGATAGAGAACAGCTTCATTTATCCATGGATATCATCTGCTATGGCCTCATAGATTGACAAGCATTCATTCATGGCTCATCTACTCTAAAAGTCGTTGTCATCTCCCCCCGACACAATCACGTTGTTgaccttcaacaccatgcgACATAATTGTGTCGCCagctgaagctgctgcttcttgccAATCAACGGGTCAATGACAAACGCATCCTTCATGTCGTTGTTGCCTCGTCCCATGCAGTCGACACCCAGCTTTCCACGGCCCTCGGCGccagccttgacctgctgACTCTTGACTTCAGCAAGAGTAGCGATAGGGTTGAGACCACTGTTCTCAGCCAGGGTCATGGGGACGGTGTCGAGAGCCTCAGAAAAGGCGCGCATGGCGTACTGCTCAAGTCCAGGggtcttgacagcctcgtcctcgacagCCAGAGAGCAGGCAATCTcggcagcaccaccaccgtaCACAACTCGGTTATCGCGGACAAGGTTTCGCACCACGCAGAGGGCATCGTGCAGAGATCGCTTAGCCTCATCGATAATCTAGTCCCTGTTAGCATACCGCAAGATTCAGCCATCAACATTACATACCATCTTGTTGCTGCCGCGGACAAAGACAGTCACGGCACGGGTGTTGGCACACTCCTCAATAACCAGCATCTTCTCTCGTGTTGTGCCGAAAGACATCTCTCGCACAACACCGGCAGtgcccagcttctccgcGGTAAGATCCTCGAATCGAGGAACTATTCGGCCGTTGGTGGCAATGGCAATCAGCTCAATCTCAGGTCCACCCACCCATCGAACAGCGGGCAGCTcgttctggaggaggagatgg
This window encodes:
- a CDS encoding Zn(2)-C6 fungal-type domain-containing protein, which gives rise to MSEPSVGSPAAGASTALTKRKPMPRKGHTKSRAGCVCCKRRKVKCDEVAPQCGPCQRLGLPCEYLGKQSRSQSSSVARPLRTTPAMYDANDMNFFRHFLFEAYPPLPVDGFTVWQQASKLSHEYEFLLHAMLGLGASHLGLLTPIDYNKVALKHRVTAIRELNSHLSKPDISKSGGEAAFAAMLVLTFQSSYMSDGMIDFLTMVRGCWLVGYGVGDLEQTIFKTFARSSYYEKIKVLAQQDDTVHYLDALIANQFCASVRRIAPFCKSVPELRYLAHMEKIASLAAIDPAESYRELSFFYDILGELTSNDFSHFVDPQNYVSQLVIMHTLVLDFVMSKKAVDEFGKTGIGRHGYDCRRAMSKVWIEEIQGRLPAEYQEYAEWPVKLVKSLNYSFDKDAEVWEPFLLSRGTATLSETDTLSLVEGHSDTDQAPVESSSLLSS